Proteins from a single region of Campylobacter sputorum:
- the dnaA gene encoding chromosomal replication initiator protein DnaA gives MLENEILELLGKEILPSEYESYIKQLKFSEKLSIDGNIVYLAPNALVSKYIQTKYTDKISYLFELKTGKKPKIIISTPNKNLVTKTQRVEIKNVKKQSSPLNPNFTFDNFIIGNSNQYAYFSAITASKNPGDSNCNPLFIYGSTGLGKTHLLQSIGNHCLKNNKIVIYVTSENFITDFVYNLHNKTMNKFRDKYRNCDVLLIDDVQFLGRTDQIQDEFFHTFNELHSKNGQIAMTSDRPPKMLKNFTDRLKSRFESRLIADITPPELDTKIAIIKKKCEFDGISLNNDVINYIATNMGDNIREIESAIINLNAYAKMLHQDINLEFAKNLMRDQIKEKQENITLENIINLISKELNIKPSDIKSKSRQKNIVEARRIGIYLAKKHTQNSMPQLASFFGMKDHSAVSHNIKKINEIIQNDEYFKIRLNELENKLLTKEN, from the coding sequence TTGTTAGAAAATGAAATTCTTGAATTACTAGGCAAAGAAATTCTACCATCAGAATATGAATCATACATAAAACAACTTAAATTTAGTGAAAAACTTTCAATAGATGGTAATATTGTTTATTTGGCACCAAATGCATTAGTTTCAAAATACATACAAACAAAATATACAGACAAAATTTCTTATCTTTTTGAGTTAAAAACAGGTAAAAAACCTAAAATTATAATCTCAACACCAAATAAAAATTTAGTAACAAAAACTCAAAGAGTTGAAATAAAAAATGTAAAAAAACAGAGTTCACCACTAAATCCAAATTTTACATTTGATAACTTCATAATTGGTAATTCAAATCAATATGCCTATTTTAGTGCAATTACAGCTTCTAAAAACCCTGGAGATTCAAACTGCAATCCTTTGTTTATTTATGGTTCAACTGGACTTGGTAAAACTCATCTTTTACAATCCATCGGTAATCACTGTTTAAAAAATAATAAAATAGTGATATATGTAACAAGTGAAAATTTTATAACAGATTTTGTTTATAACCTTCATAATAAAACTATGAATAAATTTCGTGATAAATATAGAAATTGTGATGTTTTGCTCATAGATGATGTTCAATTTTTAGGAAGAACAGATCAAATTCAAGATGAATTTTTTCACACTTTTAACGAACTTCACTCTAAAAATGGTCAAATTGCAATGACTTCAGATAGACCACCAAAAATGCTTAAAAATTTTACTGATAGATTAAAATCAAGATTTGAATCTCGTTTAATAGCAGATATTACGCCGCCTGAGCTTGATACAAAAATCGCCATAATAAAGAAAAAATGCGAATTTGATGGAATTTCTTTAAATAACGATGTAATAAATTATATAGCAACAAATATGGGTGATAATATAAGAGAAATAGAAAGTGCTATAATAAATTTAAACGCATATGCAAAAATGCTTCATCAAGATATAAATTTAGAATTTGCAAAAAACCTTATGCGTGATCAAATAAAAGAAAAACAAGAAAACATAACTCTTGAAAATATTATAAATTTAATATCAAAAGAATTAAACATAAAACCAAGTGATATTAAAAGCAAAAGTAGACAAAAAAATATAGTAGAAGCAAGAAGAATAGGCATATATCTAGCAAAAAAACATACACAAAACTCTATGCCACAACTTGCAAGTTTTTTTGGAATGAAAGATCACAGTGCAGTTAGTCATAACATTAAAAAGATAAATGAGATAATACAAAATGATGAGTATTTTAAAATAAGATTAAATGAACTAGAAAATAAACTATTAACTAAAGAAAACTAA
- the dnaN gene encoding DNA polymerase III subunit beta, whose protein sequence is MRVKINKNSLESIVTNTKTYLEKKDISSITSHIFLSANNGVLNVKATDYEIGLTYKQKNLTIIDEGEATANGRKLLSIISSLKDGDVTLETVQNYLYIKQNNSKYKLPMFKAEDFPKFPDIQNKNKFEIDSSILSRSLKKIVPCVDTNNHKFELNGALVDIKNDHINLVGTDTRRLGIYRIDTQTDKEFSIIIPKKAILEIQKLFYDKIEIYYDENTLIAVSDNFEFFTKLINGKFPDYARVVPKEIKTRIRLNRDMMIEGMKTISILSEQMKLTFAPNEIVFESIIEDNSEARTSIEFQTGVSENISICLKNRYLLDFLGSIEESEFDIELNSQETAFLVVCGNLKTVIMPIVS, encoded by the coding sequence ATGAGAGTAAAAATAAATAAAAATTCTCTTGAATCAATAGTTACAAATACTAAAACATATCTTGAAAAAAAAGATATAAGTTCTATAACTTCACATATATTTTTATCAGCAAATAATGGTGTTTTAAATGTTAAAGCAACTGATTATGAAATAGGATTAACATATAAACAAAAAAATTTAACTATAATTGATGAAGGTGAAGCAACTGCAAATGGTAGAAAACTACTAAGCATTATTAGTAGTTTAAAAGATGGAGATGTTACACTTGAAACTGTTCAAAATTATTTATATATTAAACAAAATAATTCAAAATATAAACTTCCTATGTTTAAAGCTGAAGATTTTCCTAAATTCCCCGATATCCAAAATAAAAATAAATTTGAAATAGATTCATCAATACTAAGTAGAAGTCTTAAAAAAATAGTTCCTTGTGTAGATACAAATAACCATAAATTTGAACTAAATGGTGCATTAGTAGATATAAAAAATGATCACATAAATTTAGTTGGAACTGACACTAGAAGACTTGGAATTTATAGAATTGATACACAAACAGACAAAGAATTTTCTATAATAATACCTAAAAAAGCAATACTAGAAATTCAAAAGCTATTTTATGATAAAATAGAAATTTATTACGATGAAAATACATTAATAGCAGTTTCTGATAATTTTGAATTTTTTACAAAACTTATAAATGGAAAATTCCCTGATTATGCAAGAGTTGTTCCAAAAGAGATAAAAACTAGAATTAGATTAAATCGTGATATGATGATAGAAGGAATGAAAACTATTTCAATTCTTAGTGAGCAGATGAAACTTACTTTTGCACCAAATGAAATAGTATTTGAAAGTATTATAGAAGACAATAGTGAAGCTAGAACTTCGATAGAATTTCAAACAGGAGTTAGTGAAAATATAAGTATTTGTTTGAAAAATAGATATTTACTAGATTTTTTAGGAAGTATAGAAGAAAGTGAATTTGATATAGAATTAAATTCGCAAGAAACAGCATTTTTAGTAGTTTGTGGAAATTTAAAAACAGTAATTATGCCAATTGTATCATAA